The following are from one region of the Rhodopirellula sp. P2 genome:
- a CDS encoding DEAD/DEAH box helicase: MRNQHQPRAGRGARPARFEEPIDTIALLESVGPVETPPEMDSFDELDLSPIMRESVKAAGFTAPSPIQAALIPHALNGRDVIGQARTGTGKTAAFSIPILEQLDSLEDCRDPQAIVIVPTRELADQVAAEAERLARGVPTEIAVLSGGKNMNRQLRQLENGTQLVVGTPGRVHDHLQRGTLRTDKVWCVVLDEADRMLDIGFRPQIERIMRKCPRNRQTLLLSATLPPVVRRLAESYMQEPIVIDCCRDEMSVDTIEQRYFTIAQDDKVRLLESLLKREKPEQAIIFCRTKRGTDRLHRKLSQEYGGACGAIHGDLQQRERDRVLQKLRDGNLKFLVATDVVGRGIDISTISHIVNFDVPQDCDDYVHRVGRTGRMGRDGVAYTFVVPGEGDILTSIEQRINKLLIRDQMDGFESPAEKAAAVAAAAPEPEKELRRTLNPMTRKRPRRR, translated from the coding sequence ATGAGAAATCAACACCAACCGCGTGCAGGACGCGGAGCACGCCCCGCCCGCTTCGAAGAACCGATCGACACGATCGCTCTGCTGGAATCCGTTGGACCGGTGGAAACACCGCCGGAAATGGACTCCTTTGATGAGCTGGATTTGTCTCCGATCATGCGTGAATCGGTGAAAGCAGCTGGATTCACAGCGCCATCGCCCATCCAAGCCGCCTTGATCCCGCATGCCCTCAATGGCAGAGACGTGATTGGCCAGGCTCGCACAGGCACCGGTAAAACCGCGGCCTTCAGCATTCCAATCCTTGAGCAGCTCGATTCGCTGGAAGATTGTCGCGACCCGCAAGCAATTGTGATCGTCCCGACTCGCGAATTGGCCGATCAAGTCGCCGCCGAGGCCGAAAGGCTGGCCCGCGGGGTTCCGACCGAAATAGCCGTGCTCTCCGGCGGAAAAAACATGAACCGCCAGCTTCGGCAGCTGGAAAACGGCACGCAGCTCGTCGTCGGGACTCCCGGCCGAGTGCATGACCACCTTCAACGAGGCACCCTCCGCACCGACAAAGTCTGGTGTGTGGTCCTGGATGAAGCCGACCGGATGCTGGACATCGGCTTCCGGCCTCAAATTGAGCGGATCATGCGAAAGTGCCCCCGAAATCGGCAGACCTTGCTGCTTTCGGCCACTCTGCCACCGGTCGTTCGACGACTGGCCGAAAGCTACATGCAAGAACCAATCGTGATCGATTGCTGCCGCGACGAAATGTCGGTCGACACAATTGAACAGCGATACTTCACCATCGCTCAAGACGACAAAGTCAGGTTGCTGGAGTCGTTGCTGAAACGCGAAAAACCTGAACAGGCGATCATCTTCTGCCGCACCAAGCGGGGGACCGACCGACTGCACCGGAAGCTTTCGCAGGAATACGGTGGCGCTTGCGGAGCAATTCACGGCGATTTGCAACAACGGGAACGCGATCGGGTGCTTCAAAAGCTTCGCGATGGAAATCTGAAGTTTTTGGTGGCGACGGATGTCGTTGGCCGCGGAATTGACATCAGCACAATCTCACACATCGTCAATTTCGATGTCCCGCAGGATTGCGACGACTATGTCCACCGCGTTGGCCGAACCGGTCGCATGGGCCGAGATGGCGTTGCGTACACCTTCGTCGTGCCAGGCGAAGGTGACATTCTGACCAGCATTGAGCAACGGATCAACAAATTGCTGATTCGAGATCAAATGGATGGCTTTGAATCGCCTGCTGAGAAAGCAGCCGCAGTTGCGGCAGCTGCGCCCGAACCAGAGAAAGAATTGCGGCGCACCCTCAATCCTATGACACGAAAGCGCCCTCGCCGGCGCTGA
- a CDS encoding ABC transporter substrate-binding protein has product MPFIPRRQTQTTSQASTSQPSTVAMLFSPSLTNAVSPRASHGQLLAKQFRCLTGFATIIVLLVCVGCQPPTGDQADSADKPLHFAVIPKGTTHIFWQSVKLGAEQAGDEIGAKITFRGPSKENDRDEQINVVQGFLNARVDGILLAPLDADALVRPVKEASRAGVPVVIFDSGLNTDPGDYVSYVATDNFEGGKLAAQAMVNALGTDGGDVILLRYQQGSESTHQREEGFLAAIAKHEKIRVISSDQYAGTTTESAIDKAQALLNRFGDTVDGICTVCEPTAEGALRALRERQLAGKVKLVTFDSSDSLRESLSAGETHAIVLQDPVAMGYQAVKTMAAHLRGETTEPFLDTGVFVATAENQDDETISRLLRPAVASE; this is encoded by the coding sequence ATGCCGTTCATTCCACGTCGTCAAACCCAAACAACGTCTCAGGCTTCGACCAGCCAACCTTCCACGGTCGCGATGCTGTTCAGCCCGTCCCTCACCAACGCTGTCTCCCCAAGAGCATCGCATGGTCAATTGCTAGCAAAGCAGTTTCGTTGTTTGACTGGGTTCGCGACAATCATCGTGTTGTTGGTTTGCGTCGGCTGCCAGCCTCCGACTGGCGATCAAGCGGACTCCGCCGACAAGCCGCTTCACTTCGCAGTCATCCCCAAAGGCACGACCCATATTTTCTGGCAATCGGTCAAACTGGGAGCGGAACAAGCGGGTGACGAAATCGGTGCAAAGATCACATTTCGGGGCCCCTCGAAAGAAAACGATCGTGATGAGCAGATCAATGTCGTCCAAGGATTCCTGAACGCTCGGGTCGATGGCATTTTGCTCGCTCCGCTGGATGCTGATGCGTTGGTTCGACCGGTGAAGGAGGCCAGCCGAGCGGGTGTTCCCGTGGTGATCTTCGACAGCGGACTGAACACCGACCCGGGCGACTACGTTTCGTATGTGGCCACCGACAATTTCGAAGGCGGCAAATTGGCGGCCCAGGCGATGGTCAACGCGTTGGGGACCGACGGCGGCGATGTGATCTTGCTGAGATACCAGCAAGGCAGCGAAAGCACACACCAACGCGAAGAGGGATTCTTGGCTGCAATCGCAAAACATGAGAAGATTCGCGTGATCAGCAGTGACCAGTACGCCGGCACGACGACGGAATCAGCCATCGACAAAGCCCAAGCGTTGCTGAATCGTTTCGGTGACACGGTGGATGGAATTTGCACCGTTTGCGAGCCGACAGCCGAGGGCGCATTGCGAGCACTTCGCGAACGCCAACTGGCAGGCAAAGTCAAATTGGTCACTTTTGACAGCAGTGACTCACTGCGAGAATCACTGTCAGCTGGTGAAACGCACGCCATTGTGCTGCAAGATCCCGTCGCAATGGGTTATCAAGCGGTCAAAACGATGGCAGCTCACCTCCGTGGCGAGACGACCGAACCGTTCCTCGACACTGGTGTTTTTGTTGCCACGGCAGAGAATCAAGACGACGAAACCATCTCTCGACTGCTCCGCCCGGCCGTCGCGAGCGAGTGA
- a CDS encoding PAS domain-containing sensor histidine kinase, with protein sequence MSDPTPTTDDASNQKSTHAHAAQRRVRWLSATGVCSGMLFFFIATALLDWHRDSRMQANAIVEQVDDAQSGMDRVSVIRNQEWTELLSGSPSPLEVSAGVPSNNWQQELAQVQSTFDSLNATLDLQGDQKLGIATETLKKWNDQAEHWRRRHSDLNAAAEKQFTELDVALDHLQQDADEQRGIHRLKIAVGLRSHLSKRPKPIDEILNDCSGSALLNQRSGDLKQLRLYLNQLIASFNVDHLADLSQNQIRPVLLRLKTSSEELGKSHEVEQVNDAIFGPAGSPGNQSTFDHSHWQDARSDIPPGILALQFALAESRSERQRLAESAAEQARLLDDQRNKLAMAGDQVKSQCIEKFANTLQTIWLANLGSGCILGMLFLFLTHKVSQDIAMQVDAIDRTATDLANEQLFLESVLSNLPIPLYWKDETGRYQGCSRSFAEWTGFCTEEDIVGYTDADLPWDDATQEHKIDLERSIMRYGIPIKNQEILQTRADGQPYVVLASKTPLYNNQNASVGLVGTYIDITERKTAEERLNGLAKIQSECPSEIYVFDMHTLELLELNHAACQNLMVDEEDYRGKSISNYLKESATGNLVELLRPIVEGDAVEVEYELTHLRTDGTCYPVHVRTLTIEHESEQAFVACATDMTLYKKLESKLLQAQKLESIGQLAAGIAHEINTPMQCICGNIDFLQNYSDRLLQIVDTFQGLLQKSPESWEHRIDTIAELLKKNRFDFIRSQFPMAIEETSTAAKRVVEIVRAMRVMSHPGSHSKSPTDINALIQDASILSRNRWKYAATVNLVLDAELPTIDARPAELSQVFLNLIINAADAIGDTPPSDTTELGQIRVVTTYDDANIYIELSDNGPGMSDEVQAKAFEPFFTTKEVGKGTGQGLSIAYDVITKLHGGTVDLQSEVGEGTLFTLCLPRQTDQEAPTSKGIAVAPATMPDMSPPAVIT encoded by the coding sequence GTGAGTGACCCCACCCCAACCACCGACGATGCGTCCAACCAGAAGTCCACCCACGCACATGCTGCCCAGCGCAGAGTGCGTTGGTTGAGTGCCACCGGCGTCTGCAGCGGGATGCTGTTTTTCTTCATCGCGACTGCGCTTTTGGATTGGCATCGAGACAGCCGCATGCAAGCCAACGCAATCGTCGAGCAGGTCGACGATGCACAATCCGGCATGGACCGCGTGAGCGTGATCCGGAATCAAGAATGGACGGAACTGTTGTCCGGATCGCCCTCGCCCCTCGAGGTTTCAGCGGGCGTCCCCAGCAACAATTGGCAACAAGAACTGGCTCAGGTTCAAAGCACCTTCGACTCCTTGAATGCCACGCTCGACCTTCAGGGCGACCAGAAACTGGGCATTGCCACCGAGACACTGAAGAAATGGAACGATCAAGCGGAACACTGGCGACGCCGCCACTCGGATCTGAACGCCGCAGCAGAAAAGCAGTTCACTGAACTCGACGTTGCACTGGATCACCTCCAGCAAGACGCCGATGAACAGCGAGGCATTCATCGTCTCAAAATCGCAGTGGGCCTGCGTAGCCATCTTTCGAAGCGTCCCAAACCGATCGATGAAATCCTCAATGATTGCTCGGGTTCGGCATTGCTCAATCAACGCAGCGGAGACCTCAAGCAACTGCGTCTGTATCTCAACCAATTGATCGCAAGTTTCAATGTCGACCACTTGGCAGACCTCAGCCAGAATCAAATCCGCCCAGTGTTGCTGCGGCTGAAAACATCAAGTGAAGAGCTCGGGAAATCGCACGAAGTGGAGCAGGTCAACGACGCCATCTTCGGTCCCGCGGGTAGCCCCGGCAATCAATCCACCTTTGACCACTCCCACTGGCAGGATGCCCGATCGGATATCCCTCCTGGGATCCTGGCGCTCCAATTCGCACTCGCAGAAAGCCGATCGGAGCGTCAACGACTCGCTGAATCCGCGGCCGAGCAAGCCCGCTTGCTCGATGATCAACGCAACAAGCTCGCGATGGCAGGCGACCAAGTGAAGAGCCAGTGCATCGAAAAGTTTGCCAATACGCTTCAAACGATCTGGCTGGCGAATCTCGGATCCGGATGCATCCTAGGAATGCTGTTCCTCTTCCTCACTCACAAAGTGTCTCAAGACATTGCGATGCAAGTCGATGCCATCGACCGGACGGCCACCGATCTGGCGAACGAGCAACTGTTCCTGGAATCGGTGCTGTCCAACTTGCCGATTCCTCTGTACTGGAAAGACGAGACCGGACGCTACCAAGGCTGCAGCCGATCGTTCGCGGAATGGACGGGATTTTGCACCGAAGAGGACATCGTTGGCTACACCGATGCGGACCTGCCCTGGGACGACGCCACTCAAGAACACAAAATTGATCTTGAACGGTCGATCATGCGATACGGGATTCCGATCAAAAACCAAGAGATCCTGCAAACCCGAGCAGACGGCCAGCCTTACGTCGTGCTCGCCAGCAAGACGCCGCTTTACAACAACCAAAACGCCAGCGTGGGCCTCGTTGGCACCTACATCGACATCACCGAACGCAAGACCGCCGAGGAACGTCTGAATGGTTTGGCGAAGATTCAATCCGAGTGTCCCAGCGAAATCTACGTGTTTGACATGCACACGCTTGAATTGCTGGAACTCAACCATGCCGCCTGCCAAAACCTGATGGTGGACGAAGAGGACTACCGCGGCAAATCGATTTCAAACTACTTGAAAGAATCGGCGACCGGGAATCTGGTGGAACTCTTGCGCCCCATCGTCGAGGGAGACGCAGTCGAAGTGGAATACGAGTTGACGCATTTGCGAACCGACGGGACCTGTTACCCCGTTCACGTTCGCACGCTCACGATCGAGCATGAATCCGAGCAAGCGTTCGTTGCCTGTGCCACGGACATGACGCTTTACAAAAAGCTGGAGAGTAAACTGCTGCAAGCTCAGAAACTGGAATCGATTGGGCAATTGGCAGCGGGCATCGCTCACGAAATCAACACGCCCATGCAGTGCATCTGTGGGAACATTGATTTCCTGCAAAACTACTCGGATCGCTTGCTCCAAATCGTGGATACGTTCCAAGGCCTGTTGCAGAAGAGCCCGGAGAGCTGGGAGCATCGAATTGATACGATTGCGGAACTCCTGAAGAAGAATCGTTTCGACTTCATTCGGTCTCAATTCCCAATGGCGATCGAAGAGACATCGACGGCTGCCAAGCGAGTGGTTGAAATCGTCCGGGCCATGCGAGTCATGTCGCATCCGGGATCCCACTCAAAGAGTCCCACGGATATCAACGCTCTGATTCAAGACGCCAGTATCCTCAGCCGAAACCGCTGGAAGTACGCAGCCACGGTCAACCTCGTGCTTGACGCCGAATTGCCAACGATCGATGCCCGCCCCGCTGAACTCAGCCAGGTCTTCCTCAATCTGATCATCAACGCTGCGGATGCGATCGGCGATACCCCGCCAAGTGACACGACCGAGCTTGGTCAGATTCGAGTCGTCACGACATACGATGACGCCAACATCTACATCGAACTCAGTGACAATGGCCCTGGGATGTCAGACGAAGTCCAGGCGAAGGCCTTTGAGCCCTTTTTCACGACCAAAGAAGTCGGCAAAGGCACGGGCCAAGGATTGTCGATTGCCTACGACGTGATCACCAAGCTGCATGGCGGAACGGTGGACCTCCAGAGCGAAGTTGGCGAAGGAACCTTGTTCACATTGTGCCTGCCACGTCAGACCGACCAAGAGGCCCCCACTTCCAAGGGCATCGCGGTCGCCCCGGCGACCATGCCAGACATGTCGCCCCCAGCAGTCATCACGTGA
- a CDS encoding ABC transporter substrate-binding protein, with amino-acid sequence MKTNGAIARERSPWRVLALTIAIALPGTGVQSASGINPASHDTERTDVQTLKFGMSTALSGPAAELGIHMRHGILAAFAEATTQKILPGTRLELIALDDGYEPARTALNMHQLTEVHQVLTVIGNVGTPTAITAIPIAQKTQTPFFGAFTGASLLRREPLPNCVINYRASYAEETAAIVDALVAKGIRPEEIGFFTQNDSYGDDGFFGGLAALRRHQTIKISSVPHGRYRRNTSQVEGGLADLLMHHPTPKAVILVGSYEPCSKLIRLAKQNDFTPQFLAISFVGSDALQQSLGEMAHGIVATQVVPHFNCDLPLVHEYRDAMQKYDPEIPLSFVSLEGYTVGRILIKAVASIRVEVSRSAILQAFEQLGQFDIGLGSPLTLGPNDHQASDRVWPIALKADGSESLSWEELSSE; translated from the coding sequence ATGAAGACTAATGGGGCAATTGCGCGAGAACGTTCACCATGGCGAGTTCTCGCACTGACCATCGCCATCGCACTTCCAGGCACGGGCGTGCAGTCTGCGTCGGGTATCAATCCGGCATCACACGACACCGAACGCACTGACGTTCAAACTCTGAAGTTTGGCATGTCGACCGCATTGAGCGGACCGGCTGCGGAACTGGGCATCCACATGCGGCATGGCATCCTTGCCGCGTTCGCTGAAGCGACGACTCAAAAGATCCTCCCAGGCACACGCCTGGAGCTGATCGCGCTGGATGATGGGTATGAACCGGCTCGCACCGCATTGAACATGCACCAACTGACCGAAGTGCATCAGGTGTTGACCGTGATTGGCAATGTTGGAACTCCCACCGCGATCACAGCGATCCCCATTGCACAGAAAACGCAAACCCCATTCTTTGGCGCTTTCACCGGAGCCAGTCTGCTCCGAAGAGAGCCTCTCCCCAACTGCGTCATCAACTACCGCGCCAGTTACGCAGAAGAGACGGCAGCCATCGTGGATGCATTGGTGGCGAAAGGAATCCGCCCAGAAGAGATCGGCTTCTTCACCCAGAACGACAGCTATGGCGACGACGGTTTCTTCGGAGGGTTGGCCGCGCTCAGGCGGCATCAAACAATCAAAATATCGAGCGTTCCACATGGTCGCTATCGCCGAAACACATCGCAGGTCGAAGGCGGGCTGGCGGACCTGTTGATGCATCACCCGACGCCCAAAGCGGTCATCCTGGTCGGCAGCTATGAACCCTGCTCGAAATTGATTCGCCTGGCGAAGCAGAACGATTTCACCCCCCAATTCCTAGCGATTTCGTTTGTTGGCTCCGATGCACTGCAGCAATCGCTGGGCGAAATGGCCCACGGGATTGTTGCCACGCAGGTCGTGCCTCATTTCAATTGTGACCTGCCGTTGGTCCACGAATATCGCGACGCGATGCAGAAATACGATCCTGAGATCCCCCTGTCGTTTGTTTCACTGGAGGGATACACGGTCGGTCGGATCCTGATCAAGGCGGTGGCATCCATTCGAGTCGAAGTCAGCCGTTCCGCCATCTTGCAAGCGTTCGAACAACTGGGGCAATTTGACATTGGGCTGGGCAGTCCCCTGACGCTGGGACCAAACGACCATCAAGCCAGCGACAGGGTGTGGCCGATCGCGCTCAAGGCCGACGGAAGCGAATCGCTGTCATGGGAGGAGTTGTCCAGTGAGTGA
- a CDS encoding DEAD/DEAH box helicase: MNANSPSTPESLPPRSATVDPDLDRDTLAEEYFELLPYEPYPVQEEALLAYFTGNTRATEGGPAAQHGVLVCAPTGTGKTLIAEAAVYEALRTGKRMYYTTPLIALTDQKLDELRESAVRWGFSADQVGLVTGNRSVNADAPVLVVVAEILLNRLLNPDAFEFDDVTCVVMDEFHSFNDYERGVVWELTLGLLPKPVRTLLLSATVGNSMAFTSWLRNAHGRNLQLVQGTERKVPLQYEWVEDDLLNEFCEKIAAGSVEERRTPALLFCFSRSMCWTNAEMLKGKSLIDKAHQKELADILNAADFTNGVGPKLKQILMRGVGVHHAGILPRYRRIVEELFQKKLLSICVCTETLAAGINLPARSVVLPCLLKGPRDKKKLVDIASAQQIFGRAGRPQFDDRGYVFALAHEDDVKINRWREKYDSIPEDTKDPGLMRAKKQLKKKMPKRRAGESYWTQTQFEQLQIAKSADLSSRGKVPWRLLAYLLSKDPSVQPIRELVGRRLMTPAQVEVAQKDLNRMLITLWSGGYVELEPLPRIAPERKPTPKGTKPGQPKPEAAESKPAATGGLFGGLLDEMRAAEPEAQPEPSPEETTPLDDAEALAKRGYELEEYRPETAKPTVRLERLVQLKSVNPLFGVFMADQLADADDQERIAAMESMLEVPGSVAKFARMPSYDMVPPGQLAQTRLDALLLQRGLASAEELGGGQEQEEEEVKDRGFGRVMFEEPRVWPLTIGEKLLRLFRDEFPRVDDVRVRPVWIVGELLEFGGDFNKYVTARKLQKEEGILFRHCLRMILLCDEMANVPPKGTTVETWEDWLDDIAEVLTEACRKIDPQSTDETLSQSESPLTDDLTGGRRNSGGKELKKVTDQSAEDEGQTKP, encoded by the coding sequence ATGAATGCTAACTCGCCTTCCACGCCCGAATCACTTCCCCCCCGCTCTGCCACGGTCGACCCGGATCTCGATCGTGACACGCTGGCAGAGGAGTATTTTGAACTGCTCCCCTACGAGCCCTATCCGGTTCAGGAGGAGGCGCTGCTGGCGTACTTCACCGGCAACACCCGGGCGACCGAAGGTGGCCCAGCCGCTCAGCACGGTGTGTTGGTCTGTGCCCCAACCGGCACCGGGAAAACGTTGATTGCCGAAGCCGCGGTTTACGAGGCGCTGCGGACCGGCAAACGGATGTACTACACCACACCGCTGATTGCGCTGACCGATCAGAAACTCGATGAACTGCGAGAGTCTGCGGTGCGCTGGGGATTCTCGGCGGATCAAGTCGGCTTGGTGACCGGCAACCGCAGCGTCAACGCGGATGCGCCCGTGCTGGTGGTGGTCGCGGAGATCCTGCTCAACCGCTTGCTCAACCCCGATGCGTTTGAGTTCGACGACGTCACCTGTGTGGTGATGGATGAATTTCACTCGTTCAACGACTACGAACGGGGCGTGGTTTGGGAACTGACGCTTGGGTTGTTGCCCAAGCCTGTTCGCACGCTGCTGCTCAGCGCGACGGTGGGGAACTCCATGGCGTTCACCAGTTGGCTCCGCAACGCCCACGGCCGGAACCTGCAATTGGTGCAAGGCACCGAACGCAAGGTGCCGTTGCAATACGAGTGGGTTGAAGATGATTTGCTGAATGAGTTTTGTGAGAAAATCGCGGCGGGAAGTGTTGAAGAACGCCGAACTCCCGCGTTGCTGTTCTGCTTCAGTCGATCGATGTGCTGGACCAATGCCGAAATGCTCAAGGGCAAATCGCTGATCGACAAAGCCCACCAGAAAGAGTTGGCGGACATCCTCAATGCCGCTGACTTCACCAACGGCGTGGGTCCGAAGTTGAAACAGATTCTAATGCGAGGGGTCGGGGTCCACCACGCGGGGATCTTGCCACGCTACCGACGCATTGTCGAAGAGTTGTTCCAAAAGAAACTGCTCAGCATTTGTGTGTGCACCGAAACGCTTGCCGCAGGAATCAACCTGCCCGCTCGGAGTGTGGTGTTGCCCTGTTTGTTGAAGGGGCCCCGCGACAAAAAGAAACTGGTCGACATTGCTTCGGCGCAGCAGATTTTTGGCCGCGCAGGACGTCCCCAGTTCGATGATCGAGGCTACGTTTTTGCGTTGGCCCACGAGGACGATGTCAAAATCAATCGCTGGCGTGAGAAGTACGATTCCATTCCGGAGGACACCAAGGACCCCGGGTTGATGCGGGCGAAAAAACAGCTGAAGAAGAAAATGCCCAAGCGGCGAGCGGGGGAATCGTATTGGACTCAGACGCAATTCGAACAATTGCAGATTGCCAAATCGGCGGATCTTTCCAGTCGCGGCAAAGTCCCGTGGCGGTTGCTCGCGTACCTGTTGTCCAAGGATCCGAGCGTCCAGCCGATCCGCGAATTGGTGGGACGTCGGTTGATGACGCCCGCCCAAGTGGAAGTGGCCCAAAAGGATCTCAATCGGATGCTGATCACCCTGTGGTCAGGCGGTTACGTGGAACTGGAACCGCTGCCTCGCATCGCTCCCGAACGCAAACCGACGCCCAAGGGAACCAAGCCAGGGCAGCCCAAACCGGAAGCCGCTGAATCGAAACCGGCTGCCACCGGTGGTTTGTTCGGTGGGTTGCTGGATGAAATGCGGGCGGCGGAACCGGAGGCGCAACCGGAGCCATCCCCTGAAGAAACCACGCCGCTGGACGACGCCGAAGCGCTTGCCAAACGCGGCTACGAACTGGAGGAGTACCGCCCCGAAACGGCCAAGCCAACCGTCAGGCTGGAAAGATTGGTGCAGCTCAAAAGTGTCAATCCGTTGTTTGGCGTCTTCATGGCAGATCAGTTGGCGGATGCCGATGATCAAGAACGCATCGCCGCGATGGAAAGCATGTTGGAGGTGCCGGGTTCGGTGGCCAAATTCGCTCGCATGCCTTCGTACGACATGGTGCCGCCTGGCCAGTTGGCTCAAACCCGGTTGGATGCCTTGTTGCTGCAGCGTGGTTTGGCATCGGCGGAAGAACTGGGGGGCGGCCAGGAACAAGAAGAAGAAGAGGTGAAGGATCGTGGGTTTGGACGCGTGATGTTCGAAGAACCTCGCGTGTGGCCACTCACCATTGGTGAAAAACTCTTGCGACTGTTTCGCGATGAGTTCCCCAGAGTCGACGACGTGCGAGTTCGCCCGGTTTGGATTGTGGGTGAACTGTTGGAGTTTGGTGGGGATTTCAACAAGTACGTCACCGCCAGGAAGCTTCAGAAAGAAGAAGGCATTTTGTTTCGCCACTGTTTGCGAATGATTTTGTTGTGCGACGAAATGGCGAACGTGCCACCCAAAGGGACCACCGTTGAAACCTGGGAGGATTGGCTGGATGATATCGCCGAGGTTCTGACAGAAGCCTGCCGAAAGATTGACCCCCAAAGCACGGATGAAACCCTGAGTCAGTCCGAGTCACCGTTGACGGATGACTTGACCGGTGGTCGGCGAAACTCGGGCGGCAAGGAGTTGAAAAAAGTGACCGATCAATCGGCCGAGGATGAGGGGCAGACGAAACCATGA
- the lpxK gene encoding tetraacyldisaccharide 4'-kinase, with the protein MSWDYRPLLSGQSRNPISALARGALWCASGFYNVAARHRRRQYDSGKQETFHAGVPVFSVGNLTTGGTGKTPVVADLCRRLRAMDFRVAIISRGYGASDGGMNDEAMELQERLPDVPHVQHPDRVEAARIAVEELAAEVLVMDDGFQHRRLQRDLDIVVVDATCPFGYGHVLPRGTLREPLDSLIRADWILITRVDQVDPEEVLAIRSTIAQYAPDCPVLETEHRPSTIQNSVGEWEAIEVLNDQPVALVSAIGNPNAFEQTVRDCGAMVVDHLRLPDHDAYERATREKLRAWVTKLKAKDPTPQRLLCTHKDAVKLATDSIAGVPLGYVPIELAYRTSDEPLQLRLELLMGGAVEDQSSREDSA; encoded by the coding sequence ATGAGTTGGGACTATCGACCACTGCTCAGTGGCCAATCTCGAAATCCAATTTCAGCCTTGGCACGCGGCGCATTGTGGTGCGCCAGTGGCTTTTACAACGTTGCAGCAAGGCATCGCCGCCGGCAATACGACAGTGGCAAACAGGAGACCTTCCACGCTGGAGTTCCCGTTTTCAGCGTGGGCAATTTGACCACCGGTGGAACGGGCAAGACGCCTGTCGTCGCGGACCTTTGCCGGCGTTTACGAGCCATGGATTTTCGCGTGGCGATCATCAGTCGTGGCTATGGCGCCAGCGACGGCGGGATGAACGACGAGGCCATGGAATTGCAAGAACGCTTGCCCGATGTGCCTCACGTGCAGCACCCTGACCGGGTCGAAGCCGCTCGCATTGCAGTGGAGGAATTGGCGGCCGAGGTTCTGGTGATGGACGATGGATTCCAACACCGACGCTTGCAGCGAGATCTTGACATTGTCGTGGTCGATGCGACCTGTCCGTTTGGCTATGGGCACGTGTTGCCGCGCGGGACGCTGCGAGAACCCCTGGACAGCCTCATTCGCGCGGATTGGATTTTGATCACCCGCGTGGACCAAGTCGATCCTGAAGAGGTGCTTGCGATTCGCTCGACCATCGCTCAGTACGCCCCGGATTGTCCCGTCTTAGAAACTGAGCACCGGCCGTCAACGATTCAGAACTCGGTTGGTGAGTGGGAAGCGATTGAGGTCTTGAACGACCAGCCCGTCGCGTTGGTGTCAGCGATCGGGAACCCCAACGCGTTCGAGCAAACGGTGCGTGACTGCGGCGCGATGGTCGTGGATCACTTGCGACTGCCCGACCATGACGCGTACGAACGAGCCACGCGTGAAAAGCTGCGAGCGTGGGTCACCAAGCTCAAAGCCAAGGATCCAACGCCTCAGCGATTGCTCTGCACGCACAAAGACGCGGTGAAGTTGGCAACGGATTCCATTGCCGGAGTGCCGCTCGGTTACGTGCCGATTGAGCTTGCCTATCGCACTTCCGACGAACCACTTCAGTTGCGTCTGGAGTTGTTGATGGGCGGTGCCGTCGAGGATCAATCGTCGCGAGAAGATTCGGCCTGA